One stretch of Corynebacterium imitans DNA includes these proteins:
- a CDS encoding three-helix bundle dimerization domain-containing protein — translation MQDINNIDFSIIRERALRNIREDLIAEWSGEFPADEIGDAFDSVLRAHRRSATLDHFIPVLVEAEMSARLRSGNLWPATAA, via the coding sequence ATGCAGGACATCAACAACATCGACTTTTCCATCATCCGCGAGCGCGCACTGCGCAATATCCGCGAGGACCTGATCGCCGAGTGGTCTGGCGAGTTCCCCGCCGATGAGATCGGCGACGCCTTTGACTCGGTCCTCAGGGCCCACCGCCGTAGCGCCACCCTGGACCACTTCATTCCGGTCCTGGTAGAGGCAGAGATGAGCGCGCGCCTGCGCTCCGGCAATCTGTGGCCGGCCACCGCAGCCTAA
- a CDS encoding DUF2613 family protein, whose translation MSHRVFNLPASLPRRAANPVLASAVVGVVLGVAGVLGVAAVSGQSTVPQGGAVTADEAVLGGPEYGSRE comes from the coding sequence ATGTCCCACCGAGTATTCAACCTGCCAGCGTCGTTGCCGCGCCGTGCGGCGAACCCGGTGCTCGCCTCCGCCGTCGTCGGGGTGGTCCTGGGTGTGGCCGGGGTGCTCGGCGTGGCGGCTGTCTCCGGGCAGAGCACCGTGCCGCAGGGCGGTGCCGTCACGGCAGATGAGGCTGTGCTCGGCGGGCCGGAGTACGGCTCCCGGGAGTAG
- a CDS encoding glycoside hydrolase family 3 N-terminal domain-containing protein, with product MARELQPALKPAQWRAVALTVGGLVVAALLAFSLSSRVPSEPESPQVAAPAPPPPAAPPAPPAPPAPNPAQQRVPQDLRAKVASLMVVGVSNERQARAALDQGVGGLIIPSWADPALLTAEGHNIDALRAEYRYPFSVAIDFEGGRVQRHTDVLGQFMAPRELATRPPEVIQGTGYDIGRALRTRGVNVDYAPLLDLDVTGLAIVGDRAFSGHPEEVVRVGTLFAQGLIDAHVTPTFKHFPGHGRASGDTHHELAVTPPLDQVRELDMRPFGPLLARFPHASVMMGHMIVPGMGPEGVPSSLNPEAYRILREGDYPGGEPFGGVVVTDDLSGMRGILDYAPTPEAVKLAIAAGADQALWSSGADIPHVIDVVVAAVESGELPEARVDEAAVRTQQQLLDVGL from the coding sequence GTGGCACGGGAACTACAACCAGCGCTTAAACCGGCCCAATGGCGGGCGGTGGCGCTCACCGTCGGCGGCCTTGTCGTCGCGGCGCTCCTCGCCTTCTCTTTAAGCTCGCGCGTGCCCAGCGAGCCGGAGTCACCCCAGGTCGCAGCGCCCGCCCCGCCGCCACCGGCTGCACCGCCCGCGCCGCCAGCACCGCCAGCGCCGAACCCCGCCCAGCAGCGGGTGCCACAAGACCTGCGCGCCAAGGTGGCCTCGCTGATGGTGGTGGGCGTGAGCAACGAGCGGCAGGCGCGAGCAGCTTTGGATCAGGGCGTCGGCGGGCTGATCATCCCCAGCTGGGCGGACCCGGCGCTGCTGACCGCCGAGGGCCACAACATCGACGCGCTGCGCGCCGAGTACCGCTACCCGTTTTCCGTCGCCATCGACTTCGAGGGCGGGCGCGTGCAGCGCCATACCGACGTGCTCGGCCAGTTCATGGCCCCGCGCGAGCTGGCCACCCGCCCGCCCGAGGTGATCCAAGGCACCGGCTACGACATCGGACGGGCCCTGCGCACCCGCGGCGTGAACGTGGATTACGCCCCGCTTTTGGATCTCGACGTCACCGGGCTCGCCATCGTCGGCGACCGCGCCTTCAGCGGCCACCCCGAGGAAGTCGTGCGGGTCGGCACCCTCTTCGCGCAAGGGCTTATCGACGCCCACGTCACCCCCACCTTCAAACACTTCCCCGGCCACGGCCGCGCCTCGGGCGACACGCACCACGAACTTGCCGTCACCCCGCCGCTGGACCAGGTACGCGAACTGGACATGCGCCCCTTCGGCCCATTACTTGCCCGCTTCCCGCACGCCAGCGTGATGATGGGGCACATGATCGTGCCCGGGATGGGGCCTGAGGGCGTGCCCAGCTCGCTGAATCCTGAGGCCTACCGCATTCTGCGCGAGGGTGACTACCCGGGCGGGGAGCCGTTCGGCGGCGTGGTGGTCACCGACGATTTGTCCGGCATGCGCGGAATCTTGGACTACGCGCCGACCCCGGAAGCGGTCAAGCTCGCCATCGCTGCTGGTGCCGACCAGGCGCTGTGGTCCTCCGGGGCGGATATCCCGCACGTTATTGATGTGGTGGTCGCCGCTGTGGAGTCAGGGGAGCTGCCCGAGGCGCGCGTCGACGAGGCTGCGGTGCGCACCCAGCAGCAGTTACTCGACGTCGGATTATAG
- a CDS encoding UDP-glucose dehydrogenase family protein codes for MRMTVIGTGYLGATHAACMAELGHEVLGVDVDQEKIDQLKAGKVPFYEPGLPEVLERNMAAGRLDFTTSYEEAAAFGSVHFIGVGTPQQRGSYAADTRYVEAVIDSLVPHLEGAHVIFGKSTVPVGTAAALQERANNLAAPGTTLEIAWNPEFLREGYAVKDTIEPDRIVLGTRPEDSQAEAIAREVYATPLSNDTPFITTDLQTAELVKVSANAFLATKISFINAVSEVCEIVGADVTKLADAIGYDDRIGRKFLGAGLGFGGGCLPKDIRAFMARAGELGADQALTFLREVDAVNMRRRERVVDMARADLGSLIGRRITVLGAAFKPNSDDVRDSPALAVAGQLSLAGAAVRVFDPEAMDNARRVFPTLDYAETLDEALEGAELVILATEWKQFKEMDPVASAKLVEQPLLIDGRNVLDVPTWQQAGWTMRALGRSL; via the coding sequence ATGCGGATGACAGTAATTGGCACCGGATATCTCGGTGCAACCCACGCGGCATGCATGGCTGAACTTGGCCATGAGGTGCTGGGCGTGGACGTAGACCAAGAAAAGATCGATCAGCTCAAGGCCGGAAAGGTCCCGTTCTACGAGCCGGGCCTGCCGGAGGTACTTGAGCGCAACATGGCCGCTGGTCGCCTGGATTTCACCACCTCTTACGAGGAGGCGGCGGCCTTCGGCAGTGTCCACTTCATCGGTGTGGGGACCCCGCAGCAGCGCGGCTCTTACGCGGCGGATACTCGCTACGTGGAGGCCGTGATCGATTCGTTGGTGCCGCACCTGGAGGGTGCGCACGTCATCTTTGGTAAGTCGACGGTGCCGGTGGGTACCGCCGCGGCGCTGCAGGAGCGCGCAAATAACCTCGCCGCTCCGGGAACCACTTTGGAGATCGCGTGGAACCCGGAGTTTCTGCGCGAGGGCTACGCGGTCAAGGACACGATTGAGCCGGACCGCATTGTGCTAGGCACCCGCCCGGAGGATTCGCAGGCTGAAGCCATTGCGCGCGAGGTGTATGCGACCCCGCTATCCAATGACACCCCGTTCATCACCACCGACTTGCAGACCGCGGAGCTGGTGAAGGTGTCCGCCAACGCCTTTTTGGCCACGAAGATCTCGTTCATCAACGCGGTCAGTGAGGTCTGCGAGATTGTGGGCGCGGACGTGACCAAGCTGGCCGACGCCATTGGCTACGACGACCGTATCGGCCGCAAGTTCCTGGGCGCGGGCCTGGGCTTCGGCGGTGGCTGCCTGCCGAAGGACATCCGGGCGTTCATGGCGCGCGCGGGCGAGCTGGGCGCGGACCAGGCGCTGACCTTCCTGCGCGAGGTGGATGCGGTGAACATGCGTCGCCGCGAGCGCGTGGTGGACATGGCGCGCGCGGATCTGGGTAGCCTGATTGGCCGCCGCATCACGGTGCTGGGCGCAGCATTTAAGCCGAACTCTGACGATGTGCGCGACTCGCCGGCGCTTGCGGTGGCCGGCCAGCTCTCGCTCGCGGGTGCCGCGGTGCGCGTGTTTGACCCGGAGGCGATGGACAATGCCCGCCGCGTGTTCCCGACGCTTGACTACGCAGAGACACTCGATGAGGCACTTGAGGGCGCTGAGCTGGTGATTCTCGCCACCGAGTGGAAGCAGTTCAAGGAGATGGATCCAGTCGCCTCGGCGAAGCTTGTGGAGCAGCCGCTGCTTATCGACGGCCGCAACGTCCTCGACGTCCCCACGTGGCAGCAAGCGGGGTGGACCATGCGGGCCCTGGGGCGCAGCCTGTAG
- the dcd gene encoding dCTP deaminase → MLLSDHDIRDAIDSGRLGIDPYDASLVQPSSIDVRMDKFFRVFNNSKYTHIDPKLEMPDLTTAVEVPEGEAFVLHPGEFVLASTLEHFTLPADLAGRLEGKSSLGRLGLLTHSTAGFIDPGFSGHITLELSNVANLPITLWPGMKVGQLAIFNMSSPAEVPYGSGALGSKYQGQRGPTPSRAYLNFR, encoded by the coding sequence GTGCTTCTTTCAGATCATGACATCCGTGACGCTATTGATTCCGGCCGCCTCGGCATCGACCCGTACGACGCTTCGCTGGTGCAGCCGAGCTCAATTGACGTGCGCATGGATAAGTTCTTCCGCGTCTTCAATAACTCGAAGTACACGCACATCGATCCGAAGCTGGAAATGCCGGATCTGACCACGGCAGTGGAGGTACCCGAGGGTGAGGCCTTCGTTCTGCACCCGGGTGAGTTCGTGCTGGCGTCCACGCTGGAGCATTTCACGCTGCCCGCTGACTTGGCCGGCCGCCTGGAAGGCAAGAGTTCGTTGGGCCGACTTGGCCTGCTCACGCACTCCACGGCTGGCTTCATTGACCCGGGCTTTTCCGGCCACATCACCCTCGAGCTGTCGAACGTGGCGAACCTGCCGATCACGCTGTGGCCCGGCATGAAGGTCGGCCAGCTCGCCATCTTCAACATGTCCTCGCCCGCGGAAGTCCCGTACGGCTCGGGCGCGCTCGGCTCGAAGTACCAGGGCCAGCGCGGGCCCACGCCGTCGCGCGCGTACTTGAACTTCCGCTAG
- a CDS encoding esterase/lipase family protein has protein sequence MKLATMMIAGSAAIGAVQAARNRPPLPFNDPDFAPTHESPVLFIHGVTSRSRAFRPNAERLRDEGFWVWGYDYGDMFAPGFYGMGNLDSIIEDVHANVDHVLEQTGAEQLDIVAHSQGGLMTKLFIANGGASKVRRVVAMGANFHGTDVRGRATRFAPLISRYPRAASTLASPGVIQQLADSPWVRTHLNVPDTYPEIVYTSLYSPADVLVTPNETSMLASVSGADVVNINVAEAYGGYAPRHALMERDPLFIELTLWGLTRERGEHTPPRIPWAEEG, from the coding sequence ATGAAGCTTGCGACCATGATGATTGCTGGTTCGGCCGCGATCGGTGCCGTGCAGGCTGCGCGCAACCGCCCGCCGCTGCCGTTTAATGACCCGGACTTTGCCCCCACCCACGAGTCCCCGGTGCTCTTCATCCACGGGGTGACCAGCCGCAGCCGCGCCTTCCGACCGAACGCGGAGCGGCTTCGCGACGAGGGCTTCTGGGTTTGGGGCTACGACTACGGCGACATGTTCGCCCCCGGCTTCTACGGCATGGGCAACTTGGACAGCATTATCGAGGACGTACACGCCAACGTCGACCACGTATTGGAACAGACCGGGGCCGAGCAGTTGGACATAGTCGCCCACTCGCAGGGCGGGCTGATGACCAAGCTCTTCATCGCCAACGGGGGTGCGTCGAAGGTGCGGCGCGTGGTAGCGATGGGCGCGAACTTCCACGGCACAGACGTGCGCGGGCGGGCGACTCGGTTCGCACCGCTGATTTCCCGCTACCCGCGGGCGGCCTCCACGCTCGCCTCGCCGGGCGTGATCCAGCAGTTAGCCGATTCGCCGTGGGTTCGTACCCACCTCAACGTGCCGGATACGTACCCGGAGATCGTCTATACCTCCCTCTACTCGCCTGCGGACGTGCTGGTGACGCCGAACGAGACGTCGATGCTCGCGTCGGTAAGCGGGGCGGATGTGGTCAACATCAACGTCGCCGAGGCCTACGGCGGTTACGCCCCGCGGCATGCGCTCATGGAGCGCGACCCGCTGTTTATCGAGCTCACCTTGTGGGGGCTCACCCGCGAGCGCGGCGAGCATACCCCGCCGCGCATCCCGTGGGCGGAGGAGGGCTAG
- a CDS encoding DIP1984 family protein, with translation MLLAEALAQRAEAQHRLDELRSRLVEQARVQEGDEPAEDPAELLKEAAHVLEQIEVLVRRINHTNSVTPFEGDATLTDAIARRDALVRAGRFYSAVADSATARMDRYSRSEVRYVPTVDAAALRKMADAASKEYRQLDTKIQQLNWSTELR, from the coding sequence ATGTTGCTTGCAGAAGCACTCGCACAACGCGCCGAGGCGCAGCACCGCCTAGACGAGCTGCGCTCCCGCCTGGTTGAGCAGGCGCGCGTACAGGAGGGCGACGAGCCCGCCGAGGACCCAGCCGAGCTGCTCAAAGAGGCAGCGCACGTGCTGGAGCAGATTGAGGTGTTGGTGCGCCGCATCAACCACACCAACTCGGTCACGCCTTTCGAGGGCGACGCCACGCTAACCGACGCGATCGCACGCCGCGACGCGCTGGTCCGCGCGGGCCGCTTCTACTCCGCGGTCGCGGACTCGGCGACGGCGCGGATGGACCGCTACTCGCGTTCCGAGGTGCGTTACGTACCCACCGTGGATGCGGCCGCGCTGCGCAAGATGGCGGACGCCGCCTCCAAGGAGTACCGCCAGTTGGATACGAAGATTCAGCAGCTGAACTGGTCGACAGAGCTGCGCTAG
- a CDS encoding VanW family protein, which produces MSTSHRQKSRGRAGTIALGTVLGLLAVVLAIYLADLALNRGNVPRGTTVGGVAIGGMSPDEASEHLKEELGGVAGTPVEISAAGKRAQLVPANAGLDIDWQGTVDAAGIQSANPIPRLVGLFRTHEVEAQSSVDEAKLRPELARVQDELYLAPKDGSIHIEGGKAEVKDPELGQEVNPGTLREAVTSNWLDPEGVEITPDPVQPAINDEVIKEAMDGPVKTALSGPLTVNGREDATAEIPAARIGEVVEFPNVEGAIVPKVHRDVAGAILGETLVATQVEMHNARVLEGGGVEPSTDGIAVDWDATFAGFEDRLLRDGERTWDADYKPVPADFTTEEAENATFDQEVSSFSTGGFSGASGTNIALVAQTVNGAIVNPGETFSLNGYTGPRGTAQGYVESGIIINGRSGMAVGGGISQFATTLYNAAYFGGMTDIAHTPHSYYISRYPAGREATVYEGAIDLQFRNDSPTPVRIQTGVSGGEITVRLMGVKHVNVESSNGGRWAQTQPNTINAAGEGCIPSGGAPGFTTSDTRSIYDLSGNLIDQETQTTVYDPEPIVKCG; this is translated from the coding sequence GTGAGTACTTCCCATCGGCAAAAGTCCCGGGGCCGCGCGGGCACGATCGCGCTCGGCACCGTTCTCGGCCTGCTCGCAGTCGTCTTGGCCATCTACCTGGCGGACTTGGCGCTCAACCGCGGCAACGTCCCACGCGGGACCACCGTGGGCGGCGTCGCCATCGGCGGGATGTCCCCCGACGAGGCCAGCGAGCACCTCAAAGAGGAGCTCGGCGGGGTAGCAGGCACGCCGGTAGAGATCAGCGCCGCAGGCAAGCGCGCGCAGCTCGTGCCCGCCAACGCGGGGTTAGACATTGACTGGCAAGGCACGGTGGACGCCGCCGGTATCCAGTCCGCCAACCCCATCCCGCGACTGGTAGGACTGTTCCGGACGCACGAAGTAGAGGCGCAGAGCAGTGTTGACGAGGCCAAGCTGCGCCCGGAGCTCGCCCGCGTGCAGGACGAGCTCTACCTCGCCCCGAAAGACGGCAGCATCCACATCGAAGGCGGTAAGGCCGAAGTGAAGGACCCGGAGTTGGGCCAAGAGGTCAACCCGGGCACGCTGCGCGAGGCCGTGACCAGCAACTGGCTCGACCCCGAGGGCGTCGAGATCACACCAGATCCCGTGCAGCCCGCGATCAACGACGAGGTGATCAAGGAGGCGATGGATGGGCCGGTGAAAACGGCGCTGTCCGGACCGCTGACCGTCAACGGCCGCGAGGACGCAACCGCCGAGATCCCAGCCGCGCGCATCGGCGAGGTCGTAGAATTTCCCAACGTGGAAGGCGCGATCGTGCCCAAGGTGCACCGCGACGTCGCGGGCGCCATCCTGGGCGAAACACTCGTCGCCACCCAGGTCGAGATGCACAACGCCCGCGTACTCGAAGGCGGCGGGGTCGAGCCGTCTACCGACGGCATCGCCGTGGACTGGGACGCCACCTTCGCAGGATTCGAGGATCGCCTCCTGCGCGACGGCGAGCGCACCTGGGACGCAGACTACAAACCGGTCCCAGCGGACTTCACCACTGAGGAAGCCGAGAACGCCACGTTTGACCAGGAGGTCAGCTCCTTTTCCACCGGCGGCTTCTCCGGAGCTTCAGGCACCAACATCGCGCTCGTGGCCCAGACCGTCAACGGCGCGATTGTGAACCCCGGCGAGACCTTCTCCCTCAACGGCTACACCGGCCCGCGCGGCACAGCACAGGGGTACGTGGAATCCGGCATCATCATCAACGGTCGCTCCGGCATGGCCGTCGGCGGCGGCATCTCCCAGTTCGCCACCACCTTGTACAACGCCGCCTACTTCGGCGGCATGACCGACATCGCGCACACGCCGCACTCCTACTACATCTCCCGCTACCCGGCAGGCCGCGAAGCCACCGTCTACGAGGGCGCAATCGACCTGCAGTTCCGCAATGACTCGCCCACCCCGGTACGCATCCAGACGGGCGTTTCCGGCGGCGAGATCACCGTGCGCCTCATGGGCGTCAAACACGTCAACGTGGAGTCCTCCAACGGCGGGCGCTGGGCGCAGACCCAGCCCAACACCATCAACGCGGCCGGTGAGGGTTGCATCCCGTCGGGTGGCGCGCCGGGCTTTACCACCTCGGATACCCGCAGCATCTACGATCTTTCGGGCAACCTCATCGACCAGGAAACCCAAACCACGGTCTACGACCCCGAGCCGATCGTGAAGTGCGGCTAG
- a CDS encoding porin PorA family protein translates to MGFGELFDVDIVKKRKLAWAAGIVVVALACNLASPIVIAFQRPLEIGTQSMRFDGPGGEQFTRTTTLEKSTEQDPDTGKDKDVYTLTTEQDGPEAYTDSFRINPTTAFPEKDRHGVGVYLPYRPERRSYPYFDPRSQTTVPLDYLGPGSVGGLETYQYRATLPDDAQRTINVERRTGMLVDESWSLSSGVWTLSEDSKADAVDTTRGKVAWLRALQIMALVTRLIAVVALIWALVLLARRN, encoded by the coding sequence GTGGGTTTCGGTGAGCTGTTCGATGTGGACATTGTAAAGAAGCGCAAGCTGGCGTGGGCCGCCGGCATCGTGGTCGTCGCGCTGGCGTGCAACCTCGCTTCCCCCATCGTCATCGCCTTCCAGCGCCCGCTCGAGATAGGCACGCAGTCCATGCGCTTCGACGGCCCCGGGGGCGAGCAGTTCACGCGCACGACCACGCTGGAGAAATCCACTGAACAGGACCCCGACACCGGCAAGGACAAGGACGTCTACACGCTCACCACCGAGCAGGACGGCCCCGAGGCGTACACCGATTCCTTCCGCATCAACCCGACCACCGCGTTTCCGGAAAAGGATCGCCACGGCGTCGGCGTGTACCTGCCGTACCGCCCGGAGCGCCGCTCCTACCCGTACTTCGACCCGCGCTCGCAGACCACGGTGCCGCTGGATTACCTCGGCCCGGGCTCGGTCGGCGGGCTGGAGACTTACCAGTATCGCGCCACGCTTCCCGACGACGCCCAGCGCACCATCAATGTCGAGCGGCGCACCGGCATGCTTGTCGACGAATCGTGGTCCCTTTCCTCCGGCGTCTGGACACTCAGCGAGGACTCCAAAGCGGACGCGGTCGATACCACCCGCGGGAAGGTCGCCTGGCTGCGGGCCTTACAGATCATGGCGCTGGTGACCCGGCTGATCGCGGTGGTTGCCCTTATTTGGGCGTTGGTGCTCCTTGCGCGGCGCAACTAA
- a CDS encoding alpha-(1->3)-arabinofuranosyltransferase family protein, translating to MRAHVVGWLLLACTALFQPPGEVAADTKLNLFVDPARFLSRATHAYTDEFPLGQVQNQAYGYLFPQGPFFLLANTLGVPEWLAQRAWWTLLLCLAYSGALILARRTGVRGTLPQVSAAMLYALSPRILTTLTAISSEAWPVALVPWTLIPLPRARPRISGAVLAVAAMGAVNATATIAACLPALIFLLYHRAFAQATQFALGAAAVSAWWIGPLLVLGRYSPPFTEFIESAAVTTAWLNPIEVLRGTTSWAPFVDTERTAGALLVGEPVFVLATALIAAFGLAGLACRTPWRGVWVVMLACGFALLCSAHFFAPLFDGPLAPFRNLHKFDPLVRLPLVMGVGHLFARVDRPRAAGVVLAGAVAVAPAWSLRLLPEGTWTEIPPQWVAAGEWLDEHAAGTRTLVVPASSFARQDWGWTRDEPIQALTSTRFAFRDAVPLVEPEAIRGLDGQVRAVDPEALRAIGVGAVVVRHDLEGAEPHAADYAARNLGEPAASFREDSGSGVDIYLLEPTRDAMITDAAPVTVDGGGEVLPLLWAEYGYFPARLVDKQAQPDIITDTPALAERNYGTLHGAQSAHLAEGEGGNVGNRLPDYPSAGTRVAVAEDGGRAHASSSAADAGAFGGAVPGASLTSAFDGLAETAWWPAPGDRGPWIEVPPVAERLTITATRDTVVTLSGGPERRVTLVAGEPRTIRAPGTTRIELTERVGIAEVDAGLSRIVEVEGTADTYFFQRHFPDTQVIQRRFTTAIDATWRLSAPATIDGTRHAAGEVELPAGTHELFTRRETITLSRDRVPTAAWEALPATIAPAGHPRTIITTRAFNAGLRATVGGQALEPTRIDAATQAFTLPAGASGEFRMHFAGEAAYRNSLLAGGAFSALVALACLIVVSRRRDDELLVPQELPRLDRAAPLLAAIAAGPVTGLIAAASAWAIRRFTLLPASWLSSGALVVSGLVLARAPWPSASYAGSTLLPLAGCFAVACLAWPDRDTSRRDSTARTSRAPGTSTNS from the coding sequence TTGCGCGCGCACGTCGTCGGCTGGCTGCTGCTGGCCTGCACCGCGTTGTTCCAACCGCCAGGCGAGGTCGCCGCGGACACCAAGCTCAACCTGTTCGTCGACCCGGCGCGCTTTCTTTCCCGCGCCACCCACGCGTATACGGACGAGTTCCCCTTGGGCCAGGTGCAGAACCAGGCTTATGGGTACCTCTTCCCGCAGGGCCCCTTCTTCCTGCTGGCAAACACGCTCGGTGTGCCGGAGTGGCTCGCGCAGCGCGCGTGGTGGACGCTTTTGCTATGCCTGGCGTACTCGGGTGCGCTCATCCTCGCGCGCCGCACGGGCGTGCGCGGGACGCTGCCGCAGGTCAGCGCCGCCATGCTGTACGCGCTCTCGCCGCGCATCCTCACCACACTCACCGCGATCTCCTCGGAAGCCTGGCCGGTTGCGCTCGTGCCGTGGACGCTCATCCCACTGCCCCGGGCCCGCCCGCGCATCAGCGGTGCCGTGCTGGCGGTTGCCGCGATGGGCGCGGTCAACGCCACCGCTACCATCGCCGCCTGCCTGCCAGCACTCATCTTTCTGCTCTACCACCGCGCCTTTGCCCAGGCCACCCAGTTCGCCCTCGGCGCGGCGGCAGTCTCGGCGTGGTGGATCGGCCCACTGCTCGTACTCGGCCGCTACTCGCCACCATTTACCGAGTTCATCGAATCCGCCGCCGTCACCACCGCCTGGCTCAACCCCATCGAAGTCCTGCGCGGCACCACCAGCTGGGCCCCCTTCGTCGATACGGAGCGCACCGCCGGCGCCTTACTCGTCGGAGAGCCCGTCTTCGTGTTGGCCACCGCGCTCATCGCCGCCTTCGGCCTGGCCGGCCTTGCCTGCCGCACCCCGTGGCGCGGTGTGTGGGTGGTCATGCTCGCCTGCGGATTCGCGCTGTTGTGCTCAGCGCACTTTTTCGCCCCGCTTTTCGACGGCCCACTCGCCCCCTTCCGCAACCTCCACAAATTCGACCCGCTCGTCCGCCTTCCCTTGGTCATGGGAGTGGGTCACCTCTTTGCCCGCGTCGACCGCCCTCGGGCCGCGGGCGTGGTGCTCGCGGGTGCGGTCGCCGTGGCCCCGGCGTGGTCGCTGCGCCTGCTGCCGGAGGGCACGTGGACAGAAATCCCCCCGCAGTGGGTCGCCGCGGGCGAGTGGCTCGACGAGCACGCCGCGGGCACCCGCACCCTCGTCGTGCCGGCGTCTTCTTTTGCCCGCCAAGACTGGGGCTGGACCCGCGACGAGCCGATCCAGGCGCTGACGAGTACCCGCTTCGCCTTCCGCGACGCCGTCCCTCTCGTCGAGCCGGAAGCCATCCGCGGCCTCGACGGCCAGGTCCGCGCGGTCGATCCGGAGGCGCTACGCGCCATCGGCGTCGGCGCGGTGGTCGTCCGCCACGACCTCGAGGGCGCCGAACCCCACGCCGCCGATTATGCCGCACGCAACTTGGGTGAGCCCGCCGCCAGCTTCCGCGAAGACTCCGGCTCCGGCGTGGACATCTACCTGCTCGAACCCACCCGCGACGCCATGATCACGGACGCAGCACCAGTGACCGTTGACGGCGGCGGCGAAGTGCTCCCGCTGCTGTGGGCTGAGTACGGGTATTTTCCGGCACGGCTCGTCGATAAGCAGGCCCAACCGGACATCATCACCGACACCCCCGCACTTGCCGAGCGCAACTACGGCACACTCCACGGCGCGCAATCCGCGCACCTCGCCGAAGGTGAGGGCGGCAACGTAGGCAACCGACTGCCCGACTACCCGTCGGCAGGCACGCGCGTGGCCGTGGCTGAAGACGGCGGGCGGGCGCACGCCTCCTCCTCGGCGGCAGACGCGGGGGCGTTCGGCGGTGCGGTGCCCGGCGCGTCGCTGACCAGCGCCTTCGACGGGCTTGCCGAGACCGCGTGGTGGCCCGCGCCGGGCGATCGCGGCCCTTGGATCGAGGTCCCGCCCGTGGCTGAGCGGCTCACGATTACTGCGACGCGGGATACCGTCGTCACACTGTCCGGCGGGCCAGAGCGCCGCGTCACCCTCGTCGCGGGCGAGCCGCGCACCATTCGCGCCCCGGGCACCACGCGGATCGAGTTGACCGAGCGCGTCGGCATCGCCGAGGTGGACGCGGGCCTATCCCGCATCGTGGAGGTCGAGGGCACCGCCGATACGTATTTCTTCCAGCGCCACTTCCCCGACACGCAGGTCATCCAACGCCGCTTCACCACCGCCATCGATGCCACGTGGCGCTTAAGCGCGCCCGCCACCATCGACGGCACCCGCCACGCCGCAGGCGAAGTCGAGCTGCCCGCAGGCACCCACGAGCTGTTTACCCGCCGCGAGACGATCACGCTTTCCCGCGACCGCGTACCCACCGCCGCGTGGGAGGCGCTTCCCGCCACCATCGCACCTGCCGGCCACCCGCGCACCATCATCACCACCCGCGCCTTCAACGCCGGGCTGCGCGCCACCGTCGGCGGTCAAGCGCTCGAGCCCACGCGTATCGACGCCGCAACCCAGGCCTTCACCCTCCCCGCCGGAGCATCCGGCGAGTTCCGCATGCACTTCGCCGGCGAGGCGGCGTACCGGAACTCGCTGCTCGCCGGCGGTGCGTTTTCCGCGCTGGTCGCGCTTGCCTGCCTGATCGTCGTGTCGCGACGGCGGGATGATGAGCTCCTCGTGCCCCAGGAGCTTCCCCGCCTTGACCGTGCCGCACCACTGCTCGCCGCCATCGCCGCGGGCCCTGTCACCGGACTGATCGCCGCCGCAAGTGCGTGGGCGATCCGGCGCTTCACGCTCCTGCCTGCCAGCTGGTTGTCCTCGGGCGCGCTGGTGGTTTCAGGGCTGGTGCTGGCGCGGGCCCCGTGGCCGTCGGCAAGCTATGCGGGCTCCACGCTGCTCCCGCTCGCCGGTTGCTTCGCGGTGGCGTGCCTGGCGTGGCCGGACCGGGATACATCGCGCCGCGACAGCACTGCGCGCACTAGTCGCGCGCCGGGGACCTCCACCAACTCGTAG